Proteins encoded together in one Candidatus Poribacteria bacterium window:
- a CDS encoding ABC transporter permease subunit, translated as MLTTLIRRELLDNLMTFRFAVAVLIMLLLVVANTAVLIKDYERRLAAYNTALKTEDRRSQELKTYSGGRLNVARPPNPLSIFNVGLDKRLGNEIWISHGFVPTLWDTGTYKLTNPLLNLFTSIDIVFIFEVVLSLIALIFAYDAIAGERERGTLRLVVTHPVRRGQILLAKYISAMLCLLVPLLMSLLLAIILLTTSTVISLSTGDFLRIGGIILSSIVYLSVFYLIGMLISTVTRRTGTALMLAMFFWGFWVLVYPNAVLAAIAPPETSQPRIVSAYEEIKQIWEAFDRERKQFLANDAFPGEDPDFGMVDVDPNWIWGSGHEYFHKDSSTLRYDYHAVSNIDKLSEASKPQVPHAQDYYRFLGPQIVNAAARAWLVRKQALEAIFVQPAIVDRILLRGSPVGMYDAATQAWVGTDLRGLRDFFEAARRYRRTLIDYYYDKNAFGAEQWFSADNGAVDWDSLPQFSFQRVDVATNAKRALPDVCILVMLNIILFVIIFLIFIKSEV; from the coding sequence ATGTTAACAACGCTCATTCGCCGAGAACTCCTCGACAATCTGATGACGTTCCGCTTTGCCGTAGCCGTCCTCATTATGTTGCTGCTTGTAGTCGCTAATACTGCTGTGCTTATCAAGGATTACGAGCGGCGGTTAGCAGCTTACAACACGGCTCTGAAAACAGAGGATCGGCGATCGCAGGAATTGAAAACCTATTCGGGCGGAAGATTGAACGTTGCCCGTCCACCAAATCCATTGAGTATTTTCAATGTCGGGTTGGATAAACGGCTGGGCAACGAGATTTGGATATCTCACGGTTTTGTGCCGACGCTGTGGGATACTGGAACGTATAAATTGACGAATCCACTTCTCAACCTCTTCACTTCGATTGATATTGTTTTCATCTTTGAAGTCGTTCTGAGTCTAATCGCACTTATTTTTGCCTACGATGCCATTGCGGGGGAACGCGAGCGCGGCACATTGCGTTTGGTCGTAACACATCCAGTGCGTCGGGGTCAAATCCTGCTTGCGAAATATATCAGCGCGATGCTCTGCTTGCTTGTTCCGTTGCTGATGAGTCTGCTCCTCGCGATAATTTTGCTGACAACATCCACCGTTATTTCTCTGAGTACTGGTGATTTTCTCCGTATCGGTGGGATTATCTTGAGTTCAATTGTCTATCTGTCGGTCTTCTACCTCATCGGCATGCTAATTTCGACAGTAACCCGCAGAACCGGTACCGCGCTGATGCTCGCTATGTTTTTCTGGGGGTTTTGGGTATTGGTGTATCCAAACGCGGTTCTTGCCGCGATTGCGCCGCCTGAGACTTCTCAACCGCGGATAGTATCCGCTTACGAGGAAATTAAACAGATATGGGAGGCATTCGACAGAGAGCGAAAGCAGTTCCTTGCGAATGATGCCTTTCCAGGAGAAGATCCGGATTTTGGTATGGTAGACGTAGATCCGAATTGGATATGGGGATCAGGTCACGAATACTTTCATAAAGATTCATCAACACTTAGGTATGATTACCACGCTGTTTCAAACATTGACAAACTGAGTGAAGCCTCCAAACCTCAGGTGCCGCACGCGCAGGATTATTACCGCTTCCTCGGACCACAGATCGTCAACGCCGCAGCACGCGCGTGGCTTGTCCGAAAACAGGCACTCGAAGCCATCTTTGTTCAACCGGCGATTGTCGATCGTATCCTTTTGAGAGGCTCGCCCGTCGGGATGTACGACGCGGCAACGCAAGCGTGGGTAGGGACAGACCTGCGCGGACTCAGAGATTTTTTTGAAGCGGCGCGAAGGTATCGGCGGACCTTGATTGATTATTACTATGACAAGAACGCTTTCGGGGCAGAGCAATGGTTTTCTGCCGACAACGGCGCGGTAGATTGGGATAGTTTGCCGCAGTTTTCTTTTCAGAGGGTTGACGTTGCCACAAATGCTAAGCGGGCGTTGCCGGATGTATGTATATTGGTCATGCTTAATATAATTCTGTTCGTAATAATATTTCTTATTTTTATCAAAAGTGAAGTGTAG
- a CDS encoding prolyl oligopeptidase family serine peptidase, producing the protein MNPLTLEDLLKFNTFVGRVPIVITNDGNWIAYNTQNREQYEGGGGNSAYSKTGVMIEMAYGTIWVTNTRTDEHRNLTPNWGSSWAPRWSPQGTHLAFFSDRMGKPHLFIWNRESDDMQEFTSETVRTFFGFEVSKWTPDGRFVLFKSISEVDMPINKESVQDKSQISPKTPPKPSFVEVWDWPKKRLQVRDVKLTQENEQSDEKKPGRGHRDLVVADTKTGETFSLMKGYSIRSFDIAPNGEYVAVTVSLGSETPDAQQQIFDLYIIPLPKALSEVSSTKIEPLVQKIRLAYGITISWAPDSRYIAWTTGGEGGKLASGNTYVVDVETGIVRNLTENLDVDLGRLYQPPLWTAEGDALLCIANGDVWKVPLNDGVIRNLTENVKFSVHDVFYPSEGYTPLTVDNAVTIRASHSFYRLSLTDDTITLLYEDEHRNVHAGRFRQDVAEATGEFIYVVESSQEPPNIWMSDATFESPRQITDVNPHLKTIDFGRSELIEWTLEDRQIVKGILVLPPEASEKNPAPMITSVYAGATHSSNINRFSFAESVWHFDPGMFVSRGYAVFLPDFPVGKTEPYKQYANVVLPGIDAAIATKKVDPERLGVIGQSFGGYTVNVLITQTTRFKAAIAVASVSNLISGFLSETNTGWYEVGQFSMGGSLWEFPQRYIEGSPVFHLDKVETPLLLIHGDQDFIKVEQAQEMFMGLARLEKEVVLLKYKEADHWPGFWSNEKLVDYWKHVLNWFDEYLK; encoded by the coding sequence ATGAATCCTTTAACACTTGAAGATTTACTCAAATTTAACACATTTGTTGGAAGAGTCCCTATTGTTATTACTAACGACGGAAACTGGATTGCTTACAACACGCAGAACCGTGAACAGTATGAAGGTGGCGGTGGAAACTCCGCGTATTCTAAAACGGGTGTGATGATTGAAATGGCGTACGGAACGATTTGGGTAACGAATACGCGAACGGATGAGCATCGCAACCTCACGCCGAATTGGGGTTCAAGTTGGGCACCAAGATGGTCTCCGCAGGGAACACATCTCGCATTCTTCTCAGATCGGATGGGTAAACCTCACTTATTCATTTGGAACCGAGAATCTGACGATATGCAAGAGTTCACATCGGAAACCGTTCGGACGTTCTTTGGCTTTGAGGTGTCTAAATGGACACCGGATGGACGTTTCGTTCTTTTCAAATCCATTTCCGAGGTTGATATGCCCATCAATAAGGAATCTGTGCAAGACAAATCTCAAATTTCTCCTAAAACTCCGCCTAAACCATCCTTTGTTGAAGTCTGGGACTGGCCCAAAAAACGACTTCAAGTACGAGATGTTAAATTAACACAGGAAAACGAACAATCTGATGAAAAGAAACCAGGAAGGGGACACCGAGATTTAGTAGTTGCTGATACTAAGACGGGTGAGACCTTTTCGTTAATGAAAGGCTATAGCATTAGAAGCTTCGATATTGCTCCTAACGGGGAATATGTTGCCGTTACGGTTTCCTTAGGCTCCGAAACACCCGATGCGCAACAACAGATATTTGATCTCTACATAATACCGTTGCCAAAAGCGTTAAGCGAAGTTTCATCCACAAAAATTGAACCCCTTGTCCAGAAAATACGTCTTGCGTATGGTATTACTATCAGTTGGGCCCCGGATTCAAGGTACATCGCGTGGACAACCGGGGGTGAGGGAGGTAAGTTAGCATCAGGGAACACATACGTTGTTGACGTGGAGACGGGTATCGTCCGTAATCTCACAGAAAACCTTGACGTTGACCTTGGACGATTGTATCAACCACCACTCTGGACAGCAGAAGGGGATGCTCTTCTCTGCATCGCAAACGGGGACGTATGGAAAGTGCCTCTGAACGATGGTGTGATACGAAACTTGACGGAAAACGTTAAGTTTTCTGTTCACGATGTATTTTATCCAAGCGAAGGGTATACCCCCTTGACGGTAGACAACGCTGTTACAATAAGAGCTTCTCATAGCTTTTATCGTCTGAGTCTCACGGATGACACAATTACACTTCTGTACGAAGACGAACATCGGAATGTTCACGCAGGTCGCTTTCGTCAAGATGTCGCCGAGGCCACTGGAGAATTTATTTATGTTGTGGAAAGTAGTCAAGAGCCACCGAATATCTGGATGAGCGATGCTACTTTTGAATCTCCACGGCAAATCACAGACGTTAATCCCCACTTAAAGACAATTGACTTTGGCAGAAGTGAACTGATTGAGTGGACACTCGAAGACAGGCAAATAGTTAAAGGGATCCTCGTGCTACCTCCTGAGGCATCTGAGAAAAATCCTGCCCCGATGATTACAAGCGTCTATGCAGGAGCAACGCATTCGTCCAATATAAACCGGTTTAGTTTTGCAGAAAGTGTGTGGCATTTTGATCCCGGTATGTTCGTCTCAAGAGGTTATGCAGTCTTCTTGCCTGATTTTCCTGTAGGAAAAACCGAGCCGTACAAGCAGTACGCGAATGTCGTTCTTCCAGGGATTGATGCAGCCATTGCAACGAAAAAGGTGGATCCCGAACGGCTGGGAGTCATCGGTCAGAGTTTCGGTGGATATACTGTGAATGTCCTTATCACACAGACGACACGGTTTAAGGCGGCCATCGCTGTCGCATCTGTGAGCAACTTAATTAGTGGGTTCCTTAGCGAAACTAATACTGGTTGGTACGAGGTTGGGCAATTCAGTATGGGGGGATCCCTATGGGAATTTCCACAACGCTACATTGAGGGTTCACCGGTCTTCCATCTGGATAAGGTTGAAACCCCTTTGCTTCTGATTCACGGAGATCAAGATTTCATCAAGGTTGAGCAGGCACAGGAAATGTTCATGGGACTCGCGCGCCTTGAAAAAGAAGTTGTACTGTTGAAATACAAGGAGGCAGACCACTGGCCCGGCTTCTGGTCGAACGAAAAACTTGTCGATTATTGGAAGCATGTCCTAAACTGGTTCGATGAATATCTCAAATAA
- a CDS encoding RNA polymerase sigma factor → MEREDDVQLIRKILSGDDTAFGILVEKYQKSIHALAWRKVQDFHFAEEIMQDTFLRAYKKLPTLKDPNQFAGWLHVTANRLCIDWLRKQKRLRQQKPAMQSLEGTRLEEIEESSYTRHVSEQQVTERTEYCQELVQKLLEKLPENERTVITLYYLDEMSTKEIGEFMGVSVNTITSRLQRARKRIQTDQEFLEQESFGHLLLPDNLKENIMSQLERLRGKFDAFMEQVKSNPASRADILKAASVEIEDMLKGEITPELAHLVVDNIYPSMGKLGMEKRVSLLRKYMDKALDDTERYWAHKSLVNSLAHLRRNREAIEEQTRLYRWACKHSEKYVLRTIAHLSTAGCWKAEGRIDDWIQLYYQVSERLENPKVSGYSRCDFLQFGAEILRKNDRIEAALLEIEKLERANNEQSRNYYFRFWMAVRENRLLLYSQKEDWKRFDRVYTEVNTFIEGELKKLDVGFPVNFYELVWAAHNVGCCLVWAKKYNEGKRLLQLAIDLGNYNEHSHFMLAVSIWASEKDREKTLHHLKVAQDKYMVTSYNYLDSYYPEFLETPEFSDVKDDPEFLKVLGQKKEKK, encoded by the coding sequence GTGGAAAGAGAAGACGATGTTCAACTGATCCGCAAGATTTTATCGGGCGATGACACTGCGTTTGGCATTTTGGTCGAAAAGTACCAAAAGAGTATTCATGCGCTGGCATGGCGGAAAGTCCAAGATTTTCACTTTGCGGAAGAGATCATGCAGGATACCTTCCTTAGGGCATACAAAAAACTTCCAACACTCAAGGATCCGAATCAATTTGCTGGGTGGCTTCATGTCACTGCAAACCGGCTCTGCATTGATTGGTTACGCAAGCAAAAACGGCTGCGGCAGCAAAAGCCTGCGATGCAATCTTTGGAGGGTACACGTCTGGAAGAAATTGAGGAATCCTCTTATACACGCCACGTTTCAGAACAGCAGGTGACAGAGAGAACTGAGTATTGCCAGGAGCTTGTTCAAAAGCTTTTGGAAAAACTACCAGAGAACGAACGCACGGTCATAACACTTTACTATCTTGACGAAATGTCAACGAAAGAGATTGGCGAATTCATGGGGGTGTCCGTAAATACAATTACGAGTCGACTCCAACGCGCGCGAAAGCGTATACAAACTGATCAGGAATTCTTGGAACAAGAATCCTTTGGGCATTTACTATTACCAGATAATCTAAAGGAGAACATCATGAGTCAATTAGAGCGACTTCGCGGCAAGTTCGATGCATTCATGGAACAGGTAAAATCTAACCCGGCATCGAGGGCGGATATTCTTAAGGCGGCATCCGTTGAGATTGAAGATATGCTTAAGGGTGAAATCACACCTGAGTTGGCGCATCTCGTGGTTGATAATATATACCCGTCTATGGGCAAACTTGGCATGGAAAAACGGGTGTCTCTACTTCGTAAGTATATGGATAAGGCTTTAGATGATACGGAGCGTTATTGGGCGCATAAATCATTGGTCAATAGTCTTGCGCATCTTCGGAGAAATCGCGAAGCTATTGAGGAACAGACACGCCTTTACCGTTGGGCATGTAAGCATTCAGAAAAATATGTGTTAAGAACTATTGCTCATCTGTCCACTGCCGGATGTTGGAAAGCGGAAGGTCGTATTGATGATTGGATTCAACTTTATTATCAAGTGTCTGAACGCTTAGAGAATCCTAAAGTGAGTGGCTACTCCCGCTGCGATTTCTTGCAATTCGGGGCAGAGATATTAAGAAAGAACGACCGGATAGAGGCAGCACTTCTCGAAATAGAAAAGTTGGAGCGTGCTAACAATGAACAGAGTCGGAACTATTATTTCCGATTCTGGATGGCTGTGAGGGAGAATCGACTGCTGTTGTATAGTCAAAAGGAAGATTGGAAGCGTTTTGATCGAGTCTATACGGAAGTGAACACCTTTATTGAAGGAGAGTTGAAAAAACTGGATGTAGGTTTCCCGGTAAATTTTTACGAGCTTGTTTGGGCTGCTCACAATGTTGGTTGTTGTTTGGTATGGGCGAAGAAGTATAACGAGGGGAAACGTTTGCTACAACTCGCCATCGATTTGGGAAATTACAACGAGCATAGTCACTTCATGCTCGCTGTGAGCATCTGGGCATCTGAGAAGGATCGCGAGAAGACTTTACACCATTTGAAGGTCGCTCAGGACAAGTATATGGTGACTTCCTACAATTATCTGGATAGCTACTATCCGGAATTCCTTGAAACCCCCGAATTTTCGGATGTAAAGGATGATCCAGAGTTTCTGAAGGTTCTGGGGCAGAAGAAGGAGAAGAAATGA
- a CDS encoding DUF5916 domain-containing protein has translation MRLSKFTTAENYVAHRGTTNRRTKQKTYPILLLIALSFTLITNLNTWAEENIQTVKKELRAVKTEQPPAVDGALDDACWQDAPQATGFIDERTGELSKSQSVGRLVYTDKAIYLGVYLYDDMPDKIVARQTKDQTRFQGEDWMSFSLDPFHTHQFSDRNFFMANALGTKFAHLATGRAEKSEWIGLWKAAAQVVNDGWIVEMEIPWQMLDYPDTKEPIRMGINIDRGQQRTGARTWWSNLGVNEFKENDGHWVDVLPPPRKRELKLLPYLISGISETEDSVGATSRSRREYTARAGADFRYEVTPQLRLIGAANPDFDNIEQAVEGIDFSYGERYVPDRRPFFSEGGNVYNVGQLFYSRRIEDMDGGLKLFGKLGKNTSVGTLGTYHKNNQNFILSASQPLTATSEIGAAFLSHHKQGNSSNNVGSVSGSARRGRFSAFGALTQSWADESDGRTGGIGLRYNGRLIQSTSRVFFVDPDFVNNLGYQPFTGYRGVNFTTMFKNEWREGIVRSLTLFAHADVANTYEGEVFSRNIRLSSQLLTHNDYSLSAFWNGGQFKEFSDSLFSISLGARATDRFNNFSVDYDWGEQAGEPIYRISGNLNLRAYGFTAGLTSQIQWHFKRRYQQILTLTYDFSPALSLGSRLIWQVEGTNIYFALRRSGYAGTDFFIILGDPNAQEFKQRLIAKVIRAF, from the coding sequence ATGAGATTGTCGAAATTTACGACAGCAGAGAATTACGTTGCGCACAGAGGCACTACAAATAGACGAACAAAACAGAAAACTTATCCGATATTGTTGCTCATTGCCCTATCGTTTACGTTAATCACAAACTTAAATACTTGGGCAGAAGAAAACATACAGACTGTTAAGAAAGAACTCCGGGCAGTCAAAACCGAACAGCCACCCGCCGTTGACGGTGCGCTTGACGATGCCTGCTGGCAAGACGCGCCGCAAGCTACCGGTTTCATTGATGAACGCACAGGAGAACTGTCGAAAAGTCAATCTGTTGGTCGTCTCGTTTATACAGATAAAGCCATCTATCTCGGTGTTTATCTCTATGACGATATGCCGGATAAAATTGTCGCCCGCCAAACCAAAGACCAAACCCGATTTCAAGGTGAAGACTGGATGTCCTTCAGTCTGGATCCTTTTCACACGCACCAATTTTCCGATAGAAACTTCTTTATGGCGAACGCGCTCGGCACGAAATTCGCACATCTCGCCACCGGACGCGCCGAAAAAAGCGAATGGATCGGATTATGGAAGGCTGCTGCACAAGTTGTAAATGACGGTTGGATCGTAGAGATGGAAATCCCGTGGCAGATGCTGGATTACCCCGATACAAAAGAACCGATTCGGATGGGTATTAACATTGATAGAGGACAACAGCGAACCGGGGCGCGGACTTGGTGGTCCAACTTGGGCGTTAACGAATTTAAAGAGAACGATGGACACTGGGTCGATGTCCTACCGCCACCGCGAAAGCGTGAACTCAAGTTATTACCCTACTTGATCAGTGGCATCAGTGAAACGGAGGATTCTGTAGGAGCGACCTCCCGGTCGCGAAGGGAATACACTGCGCGTGCAGGGGCGGACTTCCGCTATGAGGTTACGCCGCAGTTACGACTCATCGGAGCTGCCAATCCGGATTTTGATAACATCGAACAGGCTGTGGAAGGTATCGATTTTTCTTACGGAGAACGCTACGTCCCCGACCGTCGTCCTTTCTTTTCTGAGGGTGGCAATGTCTACAACGTTGGGCAGCTTTTCTACTCGCGGCGGATAGAGGATATGGACGGCGGGCTTAAACTCTTTGGAAAACTTGGCAAAAACACCTCAGTCGGTACCTTAGGTACGTACCATAAAAACAACCAGAACTTTATCCTTAGTGCCTCCCAACCCCTTACTGCGACATCTGAAATTGGTGCTGCGTTCCTATCACACCACAAACAAGGCAATTCGTCGAACAATGTTGGCTCTGTATCAGGTAGTGCGCGACGCGGAAGATTTTCAGCATTTGGTGCTCTCACCCAAAGTTGGGCGGATGAATCAGATGGAAGAACAGGGGGCATCGGTTTGCGTTACAACGGTCGCCTCATTCAATCGACTTCAAGAGTTTTCTTTGTAGACCCGGATTTTGTGAACAATCTCGGTTATCAGCCATTCACAGGCTACCGCGGTGTCAACTTTACCACTATGTTCAAAAACGAGTGGCGTGAAGGGATTGTCCGCAGCCTTACCCTCTTTGCCCATGCGGATGTTGCTAACACTTATGAAGGTGAGGTCTTCAGCCGCAATATCAGGCTCTCCTCACAACTCCTGACACACAATGACTACTCGCTTTCTGCTTTCTGGAACGGTGGTCAATTTAAAGAATTCTCAGACTCGTTGTTCAGCATCAGTTTGGGAGCTCGTGCCACAGACCGATTCAACAACTTCAGTGTGGACTATGACTGGGGTGAACAAGCAGGTGAGCCGATTTATCGCATTAGCGGAAATCTGAATCTGCGTGCTTACGGTTTCACTGCTGGCTTGACTTCCCAAATCCAGTGGCATTTCAAGCGGCGGTACCAACAGATCTTAACGCTTACTTACGATTTCAGTCCGGCACTAAGTCTCGGCAGTCGTTTAATCTGGCAAGTAGAAGGCACCAATATCTACTTCGCATTGCGCCGTTCTGGATATGCTGGCACTGATTTCTTTATCATCCTCGGTGACCCAAACGCCCAAGAATTCAAACAGCGTTTGATTGCTAAGGTGATCCGTGCATTTTAG
- a CDS encoding sigma-70 family RNA polymerase sigma factor, producing MHTDLRDEELIQRVQAGDESAFTELMSRYSPRVWKVVIANSRQRRDAEEILMDIWRAVWENINGLRSVGSFGGWLQRIAYNACTRYYASVHHSRSEIPENYADLTDRIDQDAGARFRETELCNDLREAVFHLPDKVRNVAILYYLELWSIKEIHGELGLAIGTIKTQLRRTRELLRKEFGVELIREGIMSGKQKGSKHIQPRIKVIGVGGAGGNAVKRMIETGLTDIEFYVVNVDQQALEKCKEAIPVLIGVNTTPGYCGANPEVGKKAAEEDKEKLGAIVADADLVFIIAGMGGGTGAGASPLIASLARAQGALTVGVVTRPFNFEGQRRIEKAEQGLQELQGNADSVVVVPNQRLLDRMDRSLKIREAFSLSDEMLLRGVESITEFHASTMRRTA from the coding sequence ATGCACACTGATTTGAGAGATGAAGAACTCATTCAACGCGTACAAGCCGGTGATGAGTCAGCATTTACAGAGTTGATGTCGCGTTACAGTCCTCGCGTCTGGAAAGTGGTTATCGCAAATTCGAGACAACGTCGGGACGCTGAAGAGATACTCATGGACATCTGGCGGGCTGTCTGGGAAAATATCAACGGACTACGGAGCGTCGGCAGTTTTGGTGGATGGCTGCAGCGCATCGCTTACAACGCTTGCACCCGATACTACGCGTCTGTCCATCATTCAAGAAGTGAGATTCCGGAGAACTACGCTGACCTCACTGATCGCATTGATCAGGACGCGGGTGCACGTTTTCGGGAAACAGAACTGTGTAACGATCTAAGAGAAGCAGTGTTTCACCTCCCAGACAAAGTGCGTAACGTTGCGATTCTATACTACCTGGAATTGTGGAGTATCAAGGAAATCCACGGCGAATTGGGATTAGCGATAGGCACTATCAAGACTCAATTAAGACGGACACGTGAACTCCTACGCAAGGAATTCGGTGTCGAACTCATAAGAGAGGGTATTATGTCAGGAAAACAAAAAGGATCCAAACACATCCAACCCAGAATCAAGGTTATTGGTGTCGGGGGCGCGGGCGGCAACGCTGTCAAACGAATGATAGAGACAGGTTTGACAGACATTGAATTTTACGTTGTGAATGTAGATCAACAAGCACTCGAGAAGTGCAAAGAGGCAATACCGGTACTGATCGGTGTTAACACCACACCCGGGTATTGTGGAGCGAATCCAGAGGTAGGGAAAAAGGCAGCTGAGGAAGACAAAGAGAAACTCGGTGCCATCGTCGCAGACGCGGACCTTGTCTTTATCATTGCTGGAATGGGTGGTGGAACGGGAGCGGGTGCTTCGCCTCTGATTGCCTCCCTCGCTCGAGCGCAAGGGGCTTTAACAGTAGGTGTTGTGACGCGTCCGTTCAATTTTGAAGGTCAACGTCGCATCGAAAAAGCAGAACAAGGATTACAAGAGCTGCAAGGAAATGCTGATTCCGTTGTTGTGGTACCGAACCAACGGCTGCTTGATCGGATGGATCGGTCATTAAAAATACGTGAAGCGTTCAGTCTAAGCGATGAAATGCTACTCCGAGGTGTTGAAAGTATCACGGAATTTCATGCCAGCACCATGCGTAGGACTGCTTAG
- a CDS encoding carbohydrate binding family 9 domain-containing protein, translating to MKPQEKYVIVLFIVLLFMSIINLQVQAAENTQTIKKELRAVKTEQPPTIDGVLDDTCWQDAPQATGFTDERTEKPAKNQTVAQIVYTDTAIYVAVHLYDDMPDKIVARQTKDQTRIRGEDSVSFSLDPFHTHQFSDRNFFIVNPLGTKYAHLATGRAEKSEWIGLWKTAAKIVDDGWVVEMEIPWQMLDYPDTKEPIQMGINVDRLQQRTGEKSWWCNLGVNEFRENDGHWIDVLPPPRKRELKVLPYLIGGISETETNEREYTARAGADLRYEVTPQLRLIGTANPDFENIEQAVEGIDFSYGERYVPDRRPFFSEGSNVYRLGQLFHSRRVMDMDGGLKLFGKIGKNTSVGTLGTYHRNNQNVILQASQSLTATSNISAAFLSHHQREEGFNNVGYLSGDVRHGKLLARSAFAQSQAGESNGRDGFANLIYQGQLVQPYVSVFFVDSDFVNRLGYHPFTGYRGLSLGSYFRNEWRDGFLRSLSLSVQSEASNTYEGAIFRRNLFITSGILTHSDYSLSARWYGGQFEEFTDSLFAIRLGARASDRFNNVNISYTWGEQAGERIHRISGNLNLRAYDFTVGLTSQIQWHFERRYQQILTLTYDFSPALSLGSRLIWQVEGVNIYFALRRSGYAGTDFFIILGDPNALEFKRRLVTKVIRAF from the coding sequence ATGAAACCACAAGAAAAGTATGTAATAGTATTGTTTATCGTGCTATTGTTCATGTCAATTATAAACCTACAAGTTCAGGCAGCTGAAAATACACAAACCATTAAAAAAGAACTCCGCGCAGTCAAAACCGAGCAGCCACCTACTATTGATGGTGTCCTTGATGATACTTGCTGGCAAGATGCACCGCAAGCTACAGGTTTCACAGATGAACGTACGGAAAAACCAGCGAAGAATCAAACCGTCGCTCAGATCGTCTATACAGACACAGCGATCTACGTCGCAGTTCACCTTTACGACGATATGCCCGACAAAATTGTGGCGCGCCAAACCAAAGATCAGACGCGAATTCGCGGCGAAGACTCGGTATCCTTTAGTCTCGATCCGTTTCACACACACCAGTTTTCGGACAGGAATTTTTTTATCGTAAACCCACTTGGCACGAAATATGCACACCTCGCCACAGGACGCGCCGAAAAAAGCGAATGGATCGGACTCTGGAAAACTGCCGCAAAGATTGTAGATGACGGGTGGGTTGTAGAGATGGAAATCCCGTGGCAGATGCTCGATTACCCCGATACAAAAGAACCGATCCAGATGGGCATCAATGTTGACAGACTACAGCAACGCACTGGTGAAAAATCATGGTGGTGCAATTTGGGAGTGAATGAGTTTCGCGAGAACGATGGACATTGGATTGATGTGCTGCCTCCGCCTCGTAAGCGTGAACTCAAGGTATTACCCTATCTGATTGGTGGTATTAGCGAAACGGAAACCAACGAGAGAGAATATACTGCCCGTGCAGGCGCAGACCTCCGCTATGAGGTTACACCCCAATTACGGCTTATCGGCACAGCCAATCCAGACTTTGAGAACATCGAACAGGCAGTGGAAGGCATTGACTTCTCCTATGGTGAACGCTACGTGCCGGATCGCCGCCCTTTCTTTTCGGAAGGGAGTAATGTCTACCGTCTCGGTCAATTGTTCCACTCGCGGCGGGTAATGGATATGGATGGCGGGCTCAAACTCTTTGGAAAAATTGGTAAAAATACTTCGGTTGGCACCCTCGGCACGTATCACCGAAACAACCAAAATGTTATCCTACAAGCCTCACAATCGCTAACGGCAACATCCAATATCAGCGCAGCATTCTTGTCCCATCATCAACGAGAGGAAGGGTTCAACAATGTTGGTTACTTGTCAGGTGATGTGCGACACGGTAAACTTTTAGCAAGATCCGCTTTCGCCCAAAGTCAGGCAGGCGAATCAAACGGAAGGGACGGGTTCGCCAATTTAATTTACCAAGGCCAACTCGTTCAGCCGTATGTATCCGTGTTTTTTGTGGACTCAGATTTCGTCAACAGACTCGGATACCATCCATTTACCGGGTATCGCGGTCTAAGTTTAGGGAGTTATTTCCGTAACGAGTGGCGTGACGGATTCCTCCGCAGCCTCTCTCTCTCTGTTCAATCTGAGGCTTCTAACACCTATGAAGGCGCGATCTTCCGACGGAACCTATTCATAACTTCAGGTATCCTAACGCATAGCGACTACTCGCTTTCTGCCAGATGGTACGGCGGTCAGTTTGAAGAATTCACAGACAGTCTTTTCGCCATTAGATTAGGGGCACGTGCCTCCGACAGGTTCAATAATGTCAATATTAGTTACACTTGGGGTGAGCAGGCGGGTGAACGGATTCACCGCATCAGCGGAAACCTCAACCTACGAGCGTACGACTTCACTGTTGGATTGACTTCCCAGATCCAGTGGCATTTTGAGCGGCGATACCAACAGATTTTAACGCTCACTTATGACTTCAGTCCTGCGCTAAGCCTCGGCAGTCGGTTGATCTGGCAAGTGGAAGGTGTTAATATCTACTTCGCATTGCGACGCTCTGGCTATGCGGGCACAGACTTTTTCATTATTCTCGGTGATCCAAATGCTTTGGAATTCAAGCGGCGTTTAGTTACTAAGGTGATTCGGGCATTTTAG